In one window of Cupriavidus necator N-1 DNA:
- a CDS encoding HAD family hydrolase — MTAATRGHSGRFDCVIFDCDGVLVDSEPIVNRVLNQMLNELGIEISLEDSTRLFLGRAVREELDMIARMRGAPLPENWLSTWLARRNAVLEAEVVAVAHVREAIGKIAATGMPVCVASGADRIKVKLQLTRTGLVELFQQDEREHIFSATEVARSKPAPDVYLLAARTMGVEPARCAVVEDSPTGVTAGVAAGMTVFGYAERNDAALLREAGAGTIFTDMRDLPELVG, encoded by the coding sequence ATGACTGCAGCAACCCGTGGCCATTCCGGCCGATTCGATTGCGTGATCTTCGACTGCGACGGCGTGCTCGTCGACAGCGAGCCCATCGTCAACCGCGTGCTCAACCAGATGCTGAACGAGCTTGGCATCGAGATCTCGCTGGAAGACTCCACGCGCCTGTTCCTCGGCCGCGCCGTGCGCGAGGAGCTGGACATGATCGCGCGCATGCGCGGCGCGCCGCTGCCCGAGAACTGGCTGTCGACCTGGCTGGCCCGCCGCAACGCGGTGCTGGAAGCCGAAGTCGTCGCGGTGGCGCATGTGCGCGAGGCGATTGGCAAGATCGCCGCCACCGGCATGCCGGTGTGCGTGGCGTCGGGTGCGGACCGCATCAAGGTCAAGCTGCAACTGACCAGGACCGGGCTGGTCGAGCTGTTCCAGCAGGATGAGCGCGAGCACATCTTCTCTGCCACCGAAGTGGCGCGCAGCAAGCCCGCACCCGATGTGTACCTGCTGGCCGCGCGCACCATGGGCGTGGAGCCGGCGCGCTGCGCCGTGGTGGAAGACAGCCCGACCGGCGTGACCGCGGGCGTGGCCGCCGGCATGACGGTGTTCGGCTACGCCGAGCGCAACGATGCCGCGCTGCTGCGCGAGGCCGGCGCGGGCACCATCTTCACCGATATGCGCGACCTGCCGGAGCTGGTGGGATGA
- a CDS encoding acyl-CoA dehydrogenase family protein translates to MLLTPEQEMIRDAVRQFAQEVIAPQAAQWDRDKTFPKDVHRELAALGAYGVAVPEEYGGAGLDYLSLALILEEIAAGDGGTSTVISVNNCPVCSMLMSFASEAQKQQWLVPLARGEMLGAFCLTEPHVGSDASALRTSAVRDGDHYVLNGVKQFITSGQNADVAIVLAVTDKAAGKRGISAFIVPTSTPGYVVARLEDKLGQHSSDTAQILFEDCRVPAANLLGDEGGGYKMALSGLEGGRIGIASQSIGMARAAFEAALAYAKERESFGQPLFQHQAVQFRLAEMATRIDVARQMVWHAAALRDAGRPCLKEAAMAKLFASEMAERVCSDAIQVFGGYGYVSDFPVERIYRDVRVCQIYEGTSDIQKILIARALA, encoded by the coding sequence ATGCTGCTGACCCCCGAACAGGAAATGATCCGCGACGCCGTGCGCCAGTTTGCGCAGGAAGTGATCGCGCCGCAGGCCGCGCAGTGGGACCGCGACAAGACCTTCCCCAAGGACGTGCACCGCGAACTGGCGGCGCTGGGTGCCTACGGCGTGGCAGTGCCGGAGGAATACGGCGGCGCCGGCCTGGACTACCTGTCGCTGGCGCTGATCCTGGAAGAGATCGCGGCCGGCGATGGCGGCACCTCCACCGTCATCAGCGTCAACAACTGCCCGGTGTGCAGCATGCTGATGTCGTTCGCCAGCGAGGCGCAGAAGCAGCAGTGGCTGGTGCCGCTGGCGCGCGGTGAGATGCTGGGCGCGTTCTGCCTGACCGAGCCGCACGTCGGCTCGGATGCCTCGGCGCTGCGCACCAGCGCGGTCCGCGACGGCGACCACTACGTGCTCAACGGCGTCAAGCAGTTCATCACCAGCGGCCAGAACGCCGACGTGGCGATCGTGCTGGCCGTGACCGACAAGGCTGCCGGCAAGCGCGGCATCAGCGCCTTTATCGTGCCGACTTCGACCCCGGGTTACGTGGTCGCGCGGCTGGAGGACAAGCTCGGCCAGCACTCGTCGGACACCGCGCAGATCCTGTTCGAGGACTGCCGCGTGCCGGCGGCCAACCTGCTGGGCGACGAGGGCGGCGGCTACAAGATGGCGCTGTCGGGCCTGGAAGGCGGGCGCATCGGCATCGCCTCGCAGAGCATCGGCATGGCGCGCGCCGCGTTCGAGGCGGCGCTGGCCTATGCCAAGGAGCGCGAGAGCTTCGGCCAGCCGCTGTTCCAGCACCAGGCGGTGCAGTTCCGCCTGGCCGAGATGGCCACCCGCATCGACGTGGCGCGCCAGATGGTGTGGCACGCCGCCGCGCTGCGCGACGCCGGCCGCCCCTGCCTGAAGGAGGCGGCCATGGCCAAGCTCTTTGCCAGCGAGATGGCCGAGCGGGTGTGCTCGGATGCGATCCAGGTGTTTGGCGGCTACGGCTACGTCAGCGACTTCCCGGTGGAGCGCATCTACCGCGACGTGCGCGTGTGCCAGATCTACGAGGGCACCAGCGATATCCAGAAGATCCTGATCGCGCGCGCGCTGGCCTAG
- a CDS encoding 2-hydroxychromene-2-carboxylate isomerase, giving the protein MTAAIDFYFDFSSPYGYFASTRIDDLAQKYGRIVAWHPILLGVVFKTTGASPLPQLPLKGDYSWRDFERTARFHGIEYKRPTHFPLPTTHAARAMLWLQNHHGDDIATAFAKSVYRALFVDDINIAEPAEIMKLAEPLGVDVQALDAGATSYQIKDQLKAEIDVAMAKGVFGSPFVIIDGEPFWGFDRFDQVEAHLKSRRQTELRAVPSLDTKEKKPA; this is encoded by the coding sequence ATGACCGCAGCGATCGACTTCTACTTTGATTTCTCTTCGCCCTACGGCTACTTTGCCAGCACCCGCATCGACGACCTGGCGCAGAAGTACGGGCGCATTGTCGCCTGGCATCCCATCCTGCTGGGCGTGGTGTTCAAGACCACCGGCGCCTCGCCGCTGCCGCAGCTGCCGCTCAAGGGCGATTACTCGTGGCGCGACTTCGAGCGCACCGCGCGGTTCCACGGCATCGAATACAAGCGCCCCACGCATTTCCCGCTGCCCACCACGCACGCCGCGCGCGCCATGCTGTGGCTGCAGAACCACCACGGCGACGACATCGCCACGGCCTTTGCCAAGTCGGTGTACCGCGCGCTGTTCGTCGACGACATCAATATCGCCGAGCCGGCCGAGATCATGAAGCTGGCCGAGCCGCTGGGCGTGGACGTGCAGGCGCTGGATGCCGGCGCCACCAGCTACCAGATCAAGGACCAGCTCAAGGCCGAGATCGACGTGGCGATGGCCAAGGGCGTGTTCGGCTCGCCCTTCGTCATCATCGACGGCGAGCCGTTCTGGGGCTTCGACCGCTTCGACCAGGTCGAGGCCCACCTGAAGAGCCGCCGCCAGACTGAACTCAGAGCCGTGCCGAGCCTGGACACCAAGGAAAAGAAACCCGCATGA